In Nostoc sp. GT001, a genomic segment contains:
- a CDS encoding GAF domain-containing protein produces the protein MKPKHIDTEVARLEALRQYQILDTEPEEAYDNLAQLAAFICGTPISLVNFIDENRQWFKAKIGLDVSEMPRSVGLSYLCQEQRNVVVVPDTLADEKLANNPVVTGYPYIRFYAGVPLITPQGDMLGTLCAIDQVPRQLSQKQVEAFVGLSRLVIDQLELRRHVSEVSKVTEKLVAQEQATRAQSEAAKTRITNLLESITDGFFALDQKWQFTYINNQAERLLQKTHNELLGKNIWEVFPEIIGTTFDCEYRRAILEQVSVEFEELYLPQQQWLKVHAYPAKDGLSVYFQDVTERRKTAEALRESEERWQLALHGNNDGIWDWNLKTNEVFFSTRWKEMLGYKDYEVSNRWDEWTKRIHPDERDWVLQAFQDHFAKKTPFYVCEYRVQCQDGSYKWILDRGQALWDALGDIVRMVGSYTDITDRKRADEELKRQNLRSQLLAEITLKIRESLQIDEILQTAVTEVQKLLQADRVLIFRVEPDGSGTVVQEAVLPGWPVILGENLFDPSFKEDYIERYRQGKVSALEDIETADIQPCHREFLQRFAVKANLVVPIIVRDDIWGLLLAHQCDAPRQWNQFEMDLLQQLANQIGIALSQAKLLEKQTQQSQGLAHSNAELEQFAYVASHDLQEPLRMVTSYLQLLERRYKNQLDANADQFIAYAVDGASRMQTLINDLLNYSRVSTRGQPFVPVDCSVVLKQVLANLQVAIADRKAVVTYDTLPQVMADATQLAQVFQNLIANAIKFCDRQQPLIHVGVSKRDADILDGKNLNFTPSEDEWLFWVRDNGIGLESQYNERIFIIFQRLHGRDKYPGTGIGLAICKKIIERHGGRIWVESKPGQGSTFYFTIPDRVGKQW, from the coding sequence ATGAAACCTAAACATATTGATACAGAAGTAGCGAGGTTAGAAGCCCTCCGCCAGTATCAAATTCTTGACACAGAACCTGAAGAAGCCTACGACAATCTTGCTCAGTTAGCGGCCTTTATTTGTGGCACTCCCATATCCTTGGTAAATTTTATTGATGAAAACCGTCAATGGTTTAAGGCAAAAATAGGTTTAGACGTATCAGAAATGCCCCGGAGTGTTGGATTATCTTATCTTTGCCAAGAGCAGCGTAATGTTGTGGTGGTTCCTGATACTCTAGCTGATGAGAAGCTGGCAAATAATCCGGTAGTAACTGGCTATCCATATATACGGTTTTATGCAGGTGTACCCTTAATTACTCCGCAGGGAGATATGTTAGGAACTCTGTGTGCGATTGACCAAGTTCCACGACAACTAAGCCAAAAACAAGTGGAGGCTTTTGTGGGTTTGAGTCGCCTGGTAATCGACCAACTTGAACTCAGGCGTCATGTAAGTGAGGTATCTAAAGTTACTGAGAAACTAGTGGCACAAGAGCAAGCAACCCGCGCCCAATCTGAAGCTGCCAAAACCCGCATCACCAATCTTCTCGAAAGTATCACTGATGGTTTTTTTGCTCTAGATCAAAAGTGGCAATTCACCTATATTAATAATCAAGCAGAACGGCTGTTGCAAAAAACTCACAATGAGCTTTTAGGTAAAAACATCTGGGAGGTGTTTCCAGAAATTATCGGCACAACATTTGATTGTGAATATCGCAGGGCAATCTTAGAACAGGTTAGTGTCGAATTTGAGGAGTTGTATCTGCCACAGCAACAATGGCTTAAAGTTCACGCCTATCCGGCAAAAGACGGCTTGTCTGTTTATTTTCAAGATGTTACTGAACGACGGAAAACAGCAGAAGCACTACGAGAAAGTGAAGAACGTTGGCAATTAGCATTACATGGTAATAATGATGGTATTTGGGATTGGAACCTCAAGACTAATGAAGTGTTCTTCTCAACTCGATGGAAGGAAATGCTCGGCTATAAAGACTACGAAGTTTCCAACCGTTGGGACGAATGGACAAAACGAATCCATCCCGATGAGCGAGATTGGGTACTTCAGGCTTTCCAAGACCACTTTGCCAAGAAAACACCGTTTTACGTCTGTGAATATCGAGTCCAGTGCCAAGACGGCAGCTATAAATGGATTCTAGATCGAGGACAGGCACTTTGGGACGCATTGGGTGATATAGTACGGATGGTTGGTTCTTATACTGATATCACAGATCGCAAGCGGGCAGATGAAGAATTAAAGCGGCAAAATTTGCGATCGCAATTATTAGCCGAAATCACCCTAAAAATTCGAGAATCTTTACAAATAGATGAAATTCTTCAAACCGCTGTCACAGAGGTACAAAAATTACTGCAAGCTGACCGAGTGTTAATTTTTCGAGTGGAACCTGACGGTTCGGGAACAGTAGTACAAGAGGCAGTGCTGCCTGGTTGGCCGGTAATTCTAGGAGAAAATCTTTTTGACCCCTCCTTCAAAGAAGACTATATAGAAAGATATCGCCAGGGAAAAGTCAGCGCCCTTGAAGACATTGAAACTGCTGATATCCAACCATGCCATCGAGAATTTCTTCAGCGGTTTGCTGTCAAGGCTAATCTGGTAGTGCCGATTATTGTCAGGGACGATATTTGGGGCTTATTGCTAGCTCATCAGTGTGACGCACCTCGACAGTGGAATCAGTTTGAGATGGATTTGTTACAGCAACTAGCGAACCAAATTGGGATTGCTTTATCTCAGGCAAAACTATTAGAAAAACAAACCCAGCAAAGTCAGGGACTTGCTCATTCTAATGCGGAATTAGAACAGTTTGCCTACGTGGCTTCCCATGATTTGCAAGAGCCATTGCGGATGGTAACTAGTTATTTACAACTGCTGGAGCGGAGATATAAAAACCAACTGGATGCCAATGCCGATCAGTTTATTGCCTATGCAGTAGATGGGGCCAGCCGGATGCAGACCCTAATCAACGATTTGTTAAACTATTCCCGCGTCAGCACCCGTGGACAGCCTTTTGTGCCAGTTGATTGTAGTGTTGTCTTAAAACAGGTGCTTGCTAATCTTCAAGTTGCGATCGCAGATCGAAAGGCAGTTGTCACCTACGATACTCTACCTCAAGTGATGGCTGATGCTACCCAATTGGCACAAGTATTTCAAAACCTGATTGCCAACGCGATCAAATTTTGCGATCGTCAACAGCCATTAATTCACGTTGGAGTAAGTAAGAGAGATGCAGATATATTAGATGGAAAAAATTTAAATTTTACCCCCTCGGAGGATGAATGGTTGTTCTGGGTGCGTGATAATGGAATTGGTTTAGAATCCCAATATAATGAGCGTATTTTTATAATTTTTCAGCGCTTACACGGTAGAGACAAGTATCCAGGTACTGGAATTGGTCTGGCAATTTGTAAGAAAATTATCGAACGCCACGGCGGCCGGATCTGGGTTGAGTCGAAACCGGGTCAAGGCTCGACTTTCTACTTCACAATTCCAGATAGAGTAGGTAAGCAATGGTAA
- a CDS encoding response regulator, whose amino-acid sequence MVNTITAIMPIEVLLVEDNPGDVQLTRIALEDSKISIHLNVVEDGVEAMAFLRKQGKYAKLPHPDIVLLDFNLPKKDGPEVLAEIKGDENLKRIPVVVLTTSQAEEDILKAYNLFANCYITKPVDFDQFVEIVQSIENFWFAIVKLPPE is encoded by the coding sequence ATGGTAAACACCATAACAGCGATTATGCCTATTGAGGTTTTGTTAGTAGAGGATAATCCTGGCGATGTCCAACTTACACGCATCGCTCTAGAAGATAGTAAAATCTCAATTCACTTAAACGTAGTCGAGGATGGTGTAGAGGCAATGGCATTCTTGCGAAAACAGGGAAAATATGCTAAATTACCTCATCCAGATATTGTACTGCTCGATTTTAACCTTCCGAAAAAAGATGGACCAGAGGTATTAGCAGAAATAAAAGGAGATGAAAACCTTAAACGAATTCCTGTAGTAGTTTTGACGACTTCCCAAGCTGAAGAAGATATCCTCAAAGCCTATAATCTTTTTGCCAACTGTTATATAACCAAGCCAGTAGATTTCGATCAATTCGTTGAAATTGTCCAATCAATAGAAAATTTTTGGTTTGCGATCGTAAAACTGCCACCGGAGTAG
- a CDS encoding response regulator — MAGKNIIKVLLVEDNPGDVLLLQELFKEVTTVVVELMPVERLYEAVNYLTNETFDVILLDLSLPDSQGLQTFVIAHNQAKATPIIVLTGINDETLATSAMQQGAQDYLVKGQVTGDLLVRSMRYAIERQRADNALRQSEERFRVALKNSPIFVYNQDKDLRYTWVYNPPSGLTVEKILGKQDLDIIPVEDAQHLIAIKRGVLTTGIGTREEVSITIKDTTRYYDLTVEPLRNETQEIVGVTCASIDISERQAALRERQAALCERKLAEEKIREQAALLDVTTDAICVRDLNNQIIFWNKGAETLYGWQATEAWGKNASELLYDEPSPEIEAALLQAISKGKWQGELTKLTKMNKEVLVASRWTLVCDEQGKPKSILTVDTDITEKKHLEAQLFRAQRLESIGTLASGIAHDLNNILTPILAGAQLLPLKFPNADERTRHLLEILEINARRGADLVKQVLSFARGVEGKHITLQLRHIIVEIAKILKETFPKSIEISTNIPQDLWMVSGDSTQLHQVLMNLCVNARDAMSNGGTLSISAENMLIDANYARMNLEAKEGPYIVITVSDSGVGIPKEMLDRIFDPFFTTKDVGQGTGLGLSTVLGIVKSHGGFVNVYSEPESGTSFKVYLPAVGGIETRSHENLPPQTGHGELILVVDDEAAIQEITTTSLEAHNYKILVASDGIEAIALYAQNRDKISAVLMDIMLPSLDGLTAMRTLQKINPQVRIIASSGLMSDNKLSAIAAIGVNTFLSKPYTVNELLLSLQKVLS; from the coding sequence ATGGCAGGTAAAAATATTATTAAAGTCTTGTTAGTAGAAGACAACCCTGGTGATGTCTTATTGTTACAAGAGTTATTTAAGGAAGTTACCACAGTTGTAGTTGAGTTAATGCCCGTTGAACGGCTTTATGAAGCAGTCAACTACCTAACAAACGAAACTTTTGATGTTATTTTATTAGACCTCTCGCTGCCAGATAGTCAGGGATTACAAACCTTTGTCATCGCTCACAATCAGGCAAAAGCAACTCCAATTATTGTACTGACGGGTATAAATGATGAAACCTTGGCAACTAGCGCAATGCAACAAGGAGCGCAAGATTATTTAGTAAAGGGGCAAGTAACTGGTGACTTACTGGTGCGATCTATGCGTTATGCCATCGAACGCCAACGGGCAGACAACGCACTGCGGCAGAGCGAGGAGCGATTTCGGGTTGCTCTCAAAAACTCTCCAATCTTTGTCTACAACCAGGATAAAGATTTACGGTACACCTGGGTTTACAATCCCCCATCTGGATTGACAGTTGAGAAAATATTGGGCAAACAAGACTTAGATATCATTCCAGTAGAAGATGCTCAACATTTGATCGCAATTAAACGTGGAGTCCTGACTACAGGCATCGGAACGCGAGAGGAAGTATCAATTACCATCAAAGATACAACGCGATATTACGATTTAACTGTCGAGCCACTACGGAATGAAACCCAAGAAATTGTCGGGGTGACATGCGCCAGTATAGATATTAGCGAACGACAAGCTGCACTACGCGAACGGCAAGCCGCACTATGCGAACGCAAATTGGCAGAAGAAAAAATTCGCGAACAAGCAGCATTACTAGATGTCACTACAGATGCCATTTGCGTCCGAGATTTAAACAATCAAATTATCTTCTGGAACAAAGGTGCAGAAACACTTTACGGCTGGCAAGCTACAGAGGCTTGGGGTAAAAATGCTAGTGAGCTTTTGTATGACGAACCTTCACCGGAAATTGAAGCGGCTTTATTACAAGCCATTAGTAAAGGCAAGTGGCAGGGCGAATTAACAAAACTTACTAAAATGAACAAAGAAGTCCTTGTGGCTAGTCGCTGGACTCTGGTATGCGATGAACAAGGAAAACCCAAATCAATTCTCACCGTTGACACAGATATTACCGAGAAAAAGCACCTAGAAGCCCAATTGTTTCGCGCTCAACGCCTGGAAAGTATTGGCACTTTAGCTAGTGGTATTGCTCACGACCTCAACAACATCCTGACACCGATTTTGGCAGGAGCGCAACTGCTACCGCTAAAATTTCCTAATGCAGATGAGCGGACTCGTCATCTCCTAGAAATTTTAGAAATTAACGCTAGACGCGGTGCTGATTTAGTCAAACAGGTACTATCCTTTGCGCGGGGTGTAGAAGGGAAGCACATCACTTTGCAACTCAGACATATAATTGTGGAAATTGCCAAGATTCTTAAAGAGACATTTCCCAAATCGATAGAAATCAGCACTAATATACCGCAAGATTTGTGGATGGTTTCTGGAGATAGTACCCAACTGCATCAAGTGCTGATGAACCTCTGCGTTAACGCCCGTGATGCTATGTCCAATGGTGGTACTTTGAGTATCTCTGCCGAAAATATGTTGATTGATGCAAATTATGCCCGCATGAACCTAGAAGCCAAAGAGGGGCCTTACATAGTGATTACTGTCTCCGATAGTGGAGTTGGGATTCCTAAAGAAATGCTAGATAGAATTTTCGATCCATTCTTTACTACAAAAGATGTTGGACAGGGCACTGGTTTAGGACTTTCCACAGTATTGGGAATCGTTAAAAGTCACGGAGGTTTTGTGAACGTGTATAGTGAACCGGAAAGTGGCACTAGCTTTAAAGTTTACTTGCCAGCAGTGGGGGGAATAGAAACACGCAGCCACGAAAATTTGCCACCACAGACAGGACATGGAGAATTGATTTTGGTTGTGGATGATGAAGCCGCCATTCAAGAGATTACAACAACATCATTAGAAGCTCACAACTACAAAATTTTAGTTGCCAGTGATGGTATTGAAGCGATCGCGCTATATGCTCAAAATAGAGACAAAATTAGTGCCGTACTCATGGATATTATGCTGCCCTCACTGGATGGTTTAACAGCCATGCGTACCTTGCAAAAAATCAACCCCCAAGTCAGAATTATCGCCAGCAGTGGACTGATGTCTGACAATAAGCTTAGTGCAATAGCAGCTATTGGTGTCAATACATTTTTGTCAAAGCCCTATACTGTCAACGAATTATTGCTTTCTTTACAGAAAGTACTATCGTAA
- a CDS encoding alcohol dehydrogenase catalytic domain-containing protein codes for MMNPKTYKKLVVKQLSRDFRSAVDIVEADFPIPAPNEIVVRNLFAGVNASDVNIAAGAYFVNTPPFDVGVEAASVVVALGKNVQHLNIKKILMKFSKKNIPKALT; via the coding sequence ATGATGAACCCCAAGACTTATAAAAAACTAGTTGTCAAACAGTTGAGCCGAGATTTTAGAAGCGCTGTCGATATTGTTGAAGCTGATTTTCCTATACCTGCTCCTAATGAGATTGTCGTGCGTAATCTGTTTGCCGGAGTGAATGCTTCCGATGTCAATATTGCTGCTGGGGCGTATTTTGTAAATACACCACCATTCGATGTAGGAGTTGAAGCTGCATCTGTTGTCGTTGCTCTTGGTAAGAATGTACAGCATCTGAACATCAAGAAAATCTTGATGAAGTTCTCAAAAAAGAATATCCCCAAGGCGTTGACTTAG
- the ychF gene encoding redox-regulated ATPase YchF: MLRAGIVGLPNVGKSTLFNAVVANAKAEAANFPFCTIEPNVGVVAVPDERLNVLAKIASSAQTIPARVEFVDIVGLVKGASQGEGLGNQFLSHIREVDAIVHVVRCFDNDDIIHVAGSVDPARDIEIINIELGLSDLAQIERRIDRTRKLARTSKDAQFEITVLEKLAAALNEGKSVRQVSLNEEETEIIKGLELLTYKPIIYAANVSEDELATGNHFVETVRQIAATENAQVVIVSAQVEAELVELPEEDKADFLASLGVEEGGLKSLIRATYTLLGLRTYFTSGPKETRAWTINAGMSAPQAAGVIHSDFERGFIRAETVAYKDLVTTGSMNAAKEKGLVRSEGKEYVVQEGDVMLFRFNV; the protein is encoded by the coding sequence ATGCTAAGAGCCGGAATTGTCGGACTTCCCAACGTCGGAAAATCTACTTTATTTAATGCTGTAGTTGCTAATGCCAAAGCTGAAGCAGCTAACTTCCCTTTTTGCACGATTGAACCGAATGTCGGCGTTGTCGCAGTACCGGATGAACGGTTAAATGTTCTTGCTAAGATTGCCAGTTCGGCACAAACTATCCCGGCGCGGGTTGAATTTGTAGATATTGTAGGTTTAGTTAAAGGTGCAAGTCAGGGTGAGGGATTAGGGAATCAATTCCTGTCCCACATCCGGGAAGTTGATGCGATCGTCCATGTGGTACGTTGTTTTGACAATGACGATATTATCCACGTTGCTGGTTCTGTCGATCCAGCGCGAGATATTGAAATCATTAATATAGAACTGGGTTTATCAGATTTAGCACAAATTGAACGGCGAATTGATCGTACTCGTAAACTAGCTCGTACCAGCAAAGATGCACAGTTTGAAATCACAGTTTTAGAAAAATTAGCTGCGGCTTTAAATGAAGGTAAATCGGTGCGTCAGGTGAGCTTGAATGAAGAAGAAACAGAAATTATTAAAGGATTAGAACTGCTCACTTATAAACCGATTATCTACGCTGCGAATGTATCTGAAGATGAGTTGGCGACTGGTAATCATTTTGTGGAAACAGTGCGGCAAATTGCAGCGACAGAAAATGCCCAAGTTGTGATAGTTTCGGCTCAAGTTGAAGCTGAATTAGTGGAATTACCAGAGGAAGATAAAGCTGATTTTCTGGCGTCTTTAGGTGTGGAAGAAGGCGGTTTGAAATCATTGATTCGGGCAACTTACACACTTTTAGGTTTACGGACATATTTCACTAGTGGACCCAAAGAAACCCGCGCTTGGACAATTAATGCGGGAATGTCTGCACCTCAAGCTGCTGGTGTAATCCACAGTGATTTTGAGCGGGGATTTATTCGCGCCGAAACTGTTGCTTATAAAGATTTGGTAACAACTGGTTCGATGAATGCGGCGAAGGAGAAAGGGTTAGTTCGCAGTGAAGGGAAAGAGTATGTTGTGCAGGAAGGGGATGTAATGTTGTTCCGATTTAATGTGTAG
- the yidD gene encoding membrane protein insertion efficiency factor YidD — protein MKLLFIWLIRGYRMFISPLFLPTCRFQPTCSMYAIEAIERFGVLRGGWMATRRILRCHPFHPGGYDPVPEVVEKVKEE, from the coding sequence ATGAAATTATTATTTATTTGGCTGATTCGGGGCTACCGAATGTTTATCTCGCCGTTGTTTCTCCCGACTTGTCGCTTTCAACCAACTTGTTCGATGTATGCTATTGAAGCTATTGAACGATTTGGAGTGTTACGTGGTGGCTGGATGGCAACTCGGCGGATTTTGCGGTGTCATCCGTTTCATCCAGGTGGTTACGATCCAGTGCCAGAGGTGGTGGAAAAGGTGAAGGAGGAGTAG
- a CDS encoding diacylglycerol/polyprenol kinase family protein, translated as MLITFSDFTSIPVLWLQIAIAAIWVLLILLIAGVVNRFADKPEIVRKIVHIGTGNVILIAWWLNIPASVGITASILASAITLLSYRLPILPGINSVGRQSLGTFFYSVSFGILVAWFWYLQQPQYAALGILTMTWGDGLAALIGQRFGKHKYKVFGTEKSWEGSLTMMLVSYVVSSLILVGTQGNSWQTWAISLIVAVIATALEAVSFLGIDNLTVPLGSAALAFFLSQLVLS; from the coding sequence TTGTTAATTACATTTTCTGACTTCACCTCAATTCCGGTTTTATGGCTGCAAATTGCGATAGCTGCAATTTGGGTGTTACTCATCCTTCTAATTGCAGGGGTGGTAAACCGCTTTGCCGACAAGCCAGAAATCGTGCGGAAGATAGTTCATATAGGCACTGGTAATGTGATTTTAATCGCTTGGTGGCTAAATATTCCTGCTAGCGTAGGGATTACAGCTTCTATTTTAGCGAGTGCAATCACCTTATTATCCTACCGATTACCCATTCTTCCTGGTATTAATAGTGTTGGCCGCCAAAGTTTAGGGACATTTTTTTACTCTGTCAGTTTCGGTATTTTAGTCGCCTGGTTCTGGTACTTACAACAACCCCAGTACGCAGCACTCGGAATTTTGACAATGACTTGGGGAGATGGATTAGCAGCCTTAATTGGGCAACGCTTTGGTAAACATAAGTATAAAGTTTTTGGGACAGAAAAAAGTTGGGAAGGCTCCCTAACTATGATGCTCGTTAGCTATGTTGTCAGTAGTTTGATTTTAGTTGGAACTCAAGGAAACAGTTGGCAAACTTGGGCGATATCGCTGATAGTGGCAGTTATAGCTACGGCTTTAGAGGCTGTTTCATTTTTAGGTATTGACAATTTAACAGTTCCTTTGGGTAGTGCAGCCCTTGCTTTCTTTTTAAGTCAGTTAGTCTTGAGTTAG
- a CDS encoding thioredoxin family protein, with protein MNLLETIDTPVGSYAPDFELPGIDGQVHHLRRYLEKFRAVGVISMCNHCPYVERYLGRLKNIQAEFALKGFTLIGLNGSNVDYDTRSSFENMKAFALRHQLNFPYLWDSTQDVTGSFGATKTPTAFLIDTNGIVRYKGKIDNHPQDPLSVGEDYLRTAIASLFKGEEIAIPQTEPVGTTLIWRN; from the coding sequence ATGAATTTACTAGAAACAATTGATACTCCCGTTGGGAGCTACGCACCGGATTTTGAACTGCCAGGAATTGATGGTCAAGTACACCATCTCAGGCGTTATCTTGAGAAGTTCCGAGCAGTCGGCGTTATTTCTATGTGTAACCACTGCCCTTATGTCGAGCGGTATTTAGGCAGGCTAAAAAACATTCAAGCCGAATTTGCTCTAAAAGGCTTCACACTAATTGGACTAAATGGTAGTAATGTTGACTACGACACTAGGTCAAGCTTTGAAAATATGAAAGCTTTTGCCCTGCGTCACCAGTTGAATTTCCCCTACCTGTGGGATTCAACGCAAGATGTGACCGGTAGTTTCGGCGCAACAAAAACCCCAACGGCCTTTCTCATAGACACAAATGGTATAGTCCGTTACAAAGGTAAAATTGATAATCATCCCCAAGATCCATTATCAGTGGGAGAGGATTATTTGAGAACTGCGATCGCTTCCCTATTTAAAGGTGAAGAAATAGCCATACCACAAACAGAACCAGTAGGGACTACATTGATTTGGCGTAACTAG
- the pyrH gene encoding UMP kinase codes for MGTNYRRVLLKLSGEALMGNMGYGIDPEVVKGIAEELAEVIATGTQIAIVVGGGNIFRGVKAASAGMDRATADYIGMIATVMNAMTLQDSLERIGVQTRVQTAIAMQELAEPYIRRRAIRHLEKGRVVIFGAGSGNPFFTTDTTAALRAAEIDAEVIFKATKVDGVYDADPHIYPDAKRYNSLTYAHVLAQDLRVMDSTAIALCKENNIPILVFDLTVRGNIHRAVLGESIGTLVGGSCEIS; via the coding sequence ATGGGAACGAATTACCGACGGGTTTTACTCAAACTGAGCGGTGAAGCCTTAATGGGCAACATGGGCTATGGCATTGATCCCGAAGTGGTCAAAGGAATAGCAGAAGAATTAGCAGAGGTGATAGCCACTGGTACTCAAATCGCCATAGTTGTTGGCGGCGGCAATATTTTTCGTGGCGTCAAAGCAGCGTCGGCGGGGATGGACAGGGCAACCGCTGACTATATCGGGATGATTGCCACGGTAATGAATGCCATGACGCTGCAAGATTCGCTAGAACGCATAGGAGTACAGACGCGAGTACAAACCGCGATCGCTATGCAAGAATTAGCAGAACCATATATCCGTCGTCGTGCCATCCGTCATCTTGAAAAAGGACGGGTGGTAATTTTTGGTGCTGGTTCTGGAAATCCCTTTTTTACTACAGATACGACTGCGGCATTAAGAGCCGCAGAAATCGATGCTGAGGTGATTTTTAAAGCCACCAAAGTAGATGGAGTCTATGATGCCGATCCTCATATTTATCCTGACGCCAAGCGTTACAATAGCTTAACCTACGCGCACGTTTTAGCCCAAGATTTGCGGGTGATGGATAGTACTGCGATCGCCTTGTGTAAAGAAAATAATATCCCAATTCTGGTATTTGACCTAACGGTGCGAGGAAATATCCACCGAGCAGTCTTGGGAGAATCCATCGGCACCCTTGTGGGAGGTTCTTGTGAAATTAGCTGA
- the frr gene encoding ribosome recycling factor yields MKLAEAESTMQKTVEATQRAFNSIRTGRANASLLDKVLVDYYGSPTSLKSLANISTPDATTILIQPYERNTLNIIEKAISLSDVGLTPSNDGSVIRLNIPPLTSERRKEFVKMASKYAEEGRVAIRNIRRDAIDAIRKQEKASEISKDESKDQQDNLQKLTNEYTAKIDSLLAEKEKDITTV; encoded by the coding sequence GTGAAATTAGCTGAAGCTGAAAGTACGATGCAAAAAACCGTTGAGGCAACTCAACGAGCTTTTAACTCGATTCGCACTGGTCGCGCCAATGCGAGTCTATTAGATAAGGTATTGGTGGACTATTACGGTTCGCCTACTTCCTTAAAATCACTGGCAAATATTAGCACGCCGGATGCTACGACGATCTTAATTCAACCCTACGAGCGCAACACCCTAAACATCATTGAGAAAGCTATTTCCCTCTCAGATGTGGGTTTAACACCCAGTAATGACGGTTCTGTAATCCGATTGAATATTCCGCCCTTAACCAGCGAACGCCGTAAAGAATTCGTCAAAATGGCATCCAAGTATGCTGAAGAAGGTCGTGTTGCTATTCGTAACATTCGCCGCGATGCCATAGACGCCATTCGCAAACAGGAGAAAGCCTCCGAAATCTCCAAAGATGAATCAAAAGACCAACAAGACAACTTGCAAAAACTAACAAACGAATACACTGCCAAAATAGACTCACTGTTGGCAGAAAAAGAAAAAGACATCACGACTGTTTAA
- a CDS encoding geranylgeranyl reductase family protein — protein sequence MYDCIIVGAGLAGGTAAYHLAKQGRSVLVLEKESLPRYKPCGGGVSPAIAQWFDFDFSPVISVKADSLRFTWKLGDPVEAKIATKEPIWMVRRDIFDHFLVQQGQKQGAELRDNTEVTGIEFKSDYWQVNTPNGPVTSRYLIAADGAKGPMAKWLGFKDRKRRLAAALEAEIPATVKDKSTIHFEFGLVKNGYIWNFPKADGYSIGVGTFIGGQSQDFKKILDEYARSFNVDIKTGKQYGYPLCLWDGNQKLHTQNAVLAGEAACVVDPMTAEGIRPSIFSGLIAAGAINEALSGDTNALEKYSEAINEQWGTEMAWAQKLGGAFYRFPGIGYKVGVKRPSGAKIMGKILCGELRYGDVASRALKRLIPGFGG from the coding sequence ATGTACGACTGCATCATTGTCGGCGCTGGGCTAGCTGGTGGAACAGCCGCATATCATTTAGCCAAACAAGGTCGCTCAGTATTAGTCTTAGAAAAAGAATCCCTGCCAAGATATAAACCTTGTGGTGGTGGTGTATCTCCAGCGATCGCTCAATGGTTTGACTTTGATTTTAGCCCAGTAATTTCTGTAAAAGCCGACTCCCTTCGCTTTACCTGGAAATTAGGCGACCCCGTGGAGGCAAAGATCGCCACCAAAGAACCAATCTGGATGGTGCGACGAGATATTTTTGACCATTTCCTAGTGCAGCAAGGACAGAAGCAAGGCGCTGAACTACGAGATAATACGGAAGTAACGGGTATTGAATTTAAAAGTGACTATTGGCAAGTTAACACACCCAATGGCCCAGTTACAAGTCGCTACTTAATTGCGGCTGATGGTGCTAAAGGACCAATGGCAAAATGGCTCGGCTTTAAAGACCGTAAACGGCGTTTAGCAGCAGCTTTGGAGGCAGAAATTCCCGCAACTGTCAAGGATAAATCTACAATTCACTTCGAGTTTGGCTTGGTAAAAAATGGCTACATTTGGAACTTCCCGAAGGCAGACGGTTATTCCATTGGTGTTGGTACGTTTATTGGTGGTCAATCCCAGGACTTTAAGAAAATTTTAGATGAGTACGCGCGATCGTTTAATGTAGATATCAAAACTGGTAAGCAGTATGGTTATCCCCTTTGCTTGTGGGATGGCAACCAAAAGTTGCATACTCAAAATGCAGTTTTAGCTGGGGAAGCTGCTTGTGTAGTCGATCCAATGACAGCAGAAGGCATTCGTCCGTCAATTTTTAGCGGTTTGATTGCAGCAGGAGCCATTAATGAAGCACTTTCCGGTGATACCAACGCTTTAGAAAAATATAGCGAAGCCATTAATGAACAATGGGGTACTGAGATGGCTTGGGCGCAAAAATTAGGTGGAGCATTTTATCGCTTTCCAGGCATTGGCTACAAAGTTGGTGTTAAGCGCCCCTCTGGTGCGAAAATCATGGGTAAGATTCTGTGTGGAGAACTGCGCTATGGCGATGTTGCTAGTCGCGCTCTCAAGCGTTTAATTCCTGGTTTTGGAGGTTAA